A genomic region of Ammospiza nelsoni isolate bAmmNel1 chromosome 3, bAmmNel1.pri, whole genome shotgun sequence contains the following coding sequences:
- the ZNF318 gene encoding zinc finger protein 318, whose protein sequence is MYRSSSGRSGPSSSSHRLKEGGSSASRASRFSTSGPGPGHGRPPPPMPAAACAAASPPRSASPRPPPLRRHRSPSGHRGPCRRSPSPHRSRRLPSPPGGAGLGGPRGRRGSEHGDGGSSSRRRSPSLRSESSLEHSLRITVGNDRYCVGTPERRRLPDRLGSPIDNLSDRDDVADGPIFTRGLTCPRSLERYPAHEDQPSSPFIPRHDEDYRSRDVFLHRSDYSPHYGRREELPPRASDRDGDKLRRSPYPLRAEERGREIKRPRYEKDEKMHGVSAEHQGFSSGTRNYRRRSRSRSRSLSPSYLNEEFRELDRARRKREEEERSRNLNHDVSGTGYTIPGLTNTLQTSEPRYTYRPEEIPPMPKKSILKKRVEMEVESAVQPEGFSSSPAPSKDLPLLSSQSSLPQSNNIAPFASEVENFLKQFNQGSLVEASDKELHEGLCEWNPLSGPPKDTLIFEKFGSFLSHKEKVEPKSEPTDRHTDFLLPHERASQDGSGFSRILGMMADSVSAQEKRRRSFPDIEDEEKFLYGDEDEETKIESLPIEKPPVSCGNEIIIQKMSPPPSPAPAVKMDPLEEPNAEYAKIHDLLKTIGLDIGVAEIGKLAVRTQERLHGKKPASRSPDRRSSDARRRDAWELRRSRSDTRSPESGQQRSASPPGSFPQPKDASSLHKSDYAKSKPVGQEIPPHAPEQPLPSVSLIPSIPPTPASLTPTPTSVSQYQIPSYSHYTAAQMSQNYAPPTMAPPGYDAYGHYMAYAAPGWPMYPPAQQPNPTLPEAHGLLTMAMSANPTRPNLRVIETVSLGKDVPDVKRDGSVLVQVPTTPSHSKAPLRLSSHALKNTTERMSDEKNRAAQKQKVIEEREKLKSDREARQKKLYYLKTELDRLRKQQGEMLRKKRREKDGHKDPLLVEVNRLQENIMKEIAELHKESDAADKKQSELDKVAQILGINIFEKPRKPSVETKDSSEKSSKSENAKGVEKTSSSNKESKTTNEKSRGRSPKPAESSSQSSKHPFQLANIYEYYDAGNHWCKDCNTICGTMFDFFTHMHNKKHRQTLDPYNRPWASKTQSETKQESIKRIDKITVPAKGSEFLIPITGYYCQLCHEFFGDQISAEQHVKSHPHNEKYKKYIDENPLYEERRNLDRQAGLAVVLETERRRQNELKRKLVEKQKEEKDEKTPKLIKKEEVKSIPESGEGNNETQGKTDSSGRKITVKLKKEEKAEEKKEEKKEELKKESPSQTSFGKFSWKKTEREDKTPGAVAKEENTEGNKDENKCQSVKSHIKPIEIKLSGKTVIPHTSPWIPVVSTPTPTKILPNLPVPTMIFRKSNTATVSKPPPLNTFLSIKSSGTTTKPLPVVKETNADILLPPDIISKAFGGEEVILKGSEEDLKAAEKNESSQPADRLPPPHPPPAVQPAALIPADEVAPGVSESEQTMLAMPVRPPPPSTAFSEQAKKIEKRNSCLATANAKDLYDIFYSSGGKGSADSKLASSALPNGENPNITKPADSSANHRTSSSSSSLKEDSEAVDSSQCNSHMTGSLVPVENQAETNKKSLQPHLSEMSVTELPGKNPVPGIQMPAEIGLVDTGGGEQAGSLEFCDLRKSEVQEKDGQEDGNKTPVTNKNVRGTLETETKDWEIKAVKPKHSLHTKTLLPETQSEIKSLGNSHLVKLNDNCRTHSETDSPDLLWGTSRTSNGKEQIVTTHSCSESSWDLSNTPNPEIKSGSNEVDASELTEGQTKTKSTLLEAQEKVKPKPSGHTVLDNQTQKQGVERLVNTCSNIAELRSNLELVAENEKKSLGHTGSDARLDNFLFKRPSEDVKRMKTPSQKAELELKSTDLNLGDNKVKHECFSILSEGLLKENTEVKNIETIASIRLESSKLKKLGIERTVNETEITDFTTLTSDSCEDKICTRISQKPMLQPGSQTSNSDTTEVVMPVLEMQGISPTSELLVQVKESKGGTVEMLSLSCDRGSTESQASGCVETLMPGLRETHGKVGGSGGKGMCTIQSKKTEQTEAPDSSLEATMKPGISESIAESPVG, encoded by the exons AGGCGCTCTCCGAGTCTCCGCTCTGAGTCTTCCCTGGAGCACAGTTTGCGGATTACTGTTGGCAATGACCGCTATTGCGTTGGCACGCCGGAGCGAAGGAGGCTGCCTGATAGACTGGGCTCACCTATTGATAACCTGAGTGACAG GGATGATGTGGCTGATGGCCCAATATTCACTAGAGGCCTCACGTGTCCTCGCAGCCTTGAGAGATACCCAGCACACGAAGATCAACCTTCCAGTCCCTTCATCCCGAGGCACGATGAGGACTACCGCAGCCGAGATGTTTTCCTGCACCGCTCAGATTACAGCCCACACTACGGCCGCCGGGAGGAGCTGCCTCCTCGTGCATCTGACAGAGATGGAGACAAACTGAGGAGGTCCCCCTACCCTCtgagggcagaggagaggggcCGAGAAATAAAGCGCCCACGGTACGAAAAGGATGAGAAGATGCATGGTGTGAGTGCTGAGCATCAGGGTTTCTCATCAGGAACGCGGAACTACCGCAGGCGGAGCCGCAGCCGTAGTAGAAGCCTGAGCCCGTCATACCTGAATGAAGAATTCCGAGAGCTTGACCGTgcaaggaggaaaagagaagaggaagagcgCAGCAGAAACTTGAATCATGATGTTTCAGGCACTGGCTACACGATCCCTGGCTTGACTAACACATTACAGACTTCTGAGCCTCGCTATACATACAGGCCTGAAGAAATCCCCCCCATGCCCAAAAAATCTATCTTGAAGAAACGAGTAGAGATGGAAGTAGAGTCTGCTGTTCAG CCCGAGGGCTTTTCAAGCAGTCCAGCCCCCAGCAAGgatcttcctcttctttctaGTCAGTCTTCTTTGCCCCAGAGCAACAACATAGCTCCTTTTGCTTCTGAAGTGGAAAACTTTCTCAAACAGTTTAACCAAGGCTCTCTGGTGGAGGCTTCAGACAAGGAGTTGCATGAAGGTTTGTGTGAGTGGAACCCACTCTCTGGGCCCCCCAAAGACACTCTGATATTTGAGAAGTTTGGAAGCTTCTTAAGTCACAAAGAAAAAGTAGAACCCAAGTCAGAGCCCACCGATCGCCATACTGACTTCCTGCTGCCTCATGAGCGGGCCAGTCAGGATGGCAGTGGTTTCTCCCGAATTCTGGGCATGATGGCTGATTCTGTCAGTGCTCAGGAGAAGAGGAGGCGTAGCTTTCCTGACATTGAGGACGAAGAGAAATTTCTTTATGgtgatgaggatgaggagacCAAAATTGAATCTCTCCCCATAGAGAAGCCCCCAGTGAGTTGTGGCAATGAGATAATAATACAGAAAATGAgcccacctccttctcctgctccagctgtcaAGATGGATCCTTTAGAAGAGCCAAACGCAGAGTACGCAAAGATCCACGACTTGCTCAAGACCATTGGGCTTGACATTGGTGTTGCTGAGATTGGCAAGCTGGCTGTTCGCACCCAGGAGCGCCTCCATGGCAAAAAGCCGGCGTCCCGTTCTCCGGATCGCCGCTCCTCGGACGCCCGCAGGCGGGATGCCTGGGAGCTGCGCCGCAGCCGCAGTGACACTCGATCTCCTGAGTCGGGCCAGCAGCGTTCAGCGTCGCCTCCGGGCTCCTTCCCGCAGCCCAAAGATGCGTCCTCTCTTCACAAATCAGACTATGCTAAGAGTAAGCCGGTGGGACAGGAGATTCCTCCACATGCACCAGAGCAGCCTCTTCCTTCTGTCTCTCTCATTCCTTCAATTCCACCAACTCCTGCTAGTTTGACACCTACACCTACTTCTGTTTCCCAATACCAAATTCCCAGCTATTCCCACTACACTGCTGCTCAAATGTCCCAAAACTATGCCCCTCCCACAATGGCTCCTCCAGGATATGATGCATATGGGCACTATATGGCATATGCAGCCCCTGGCTGGCCCATGTacccccctgcccagcagcctaATCCTACGCTACCAGAAGCTCATGGTCTTCTTACGATGGCCATGTCAGCGAACCCCACGCGTCCCAATCTGCGGGTGATTGAGACAGTCTCTCTGGGAAAGGATGTCCCTGACGTAAAAAGAGACGGTTCTGTGCTTGTTCAAGTCCCTACCACTCCTTCTCATTCCAAAGCACCCCTTCGTCTGTCATCACACGCTCtcaaaaataccacagaaaGGATGTCGGATGAAAAAAACCGGGCAGCTCAAAAGCAGAAG GTGatagaagagagagaaaaactgaaGAGTGATCGAGAAGCACGGCAGAAGAAGCTCTACTATCTCAAGACTGAATTGGACAGGCTTCGTAAACAGCAAG GCGAGATGTTGAGGAAAAAACGTCGTGAGAAGGATGGACACAAAGACCCCTTGTTGGTTGAGGTGAACAGACTACAAGAGAATATTATGAAGGAGATTGCAGAGCTGCATAAAGAATCTGATGCAGCTGACAAGAAGCAGTCTGAGCTTGACAAAGTAGCACAAATCCTGGGGATTAACATATTTGAAAAACCCCGGAAACCGTCTGTGGAAACTAAAGATTCCTCGGAAAAGAGCAGCAAGtcagaaaatgcaaaaggtGTAGAGAAGACATCTTCCTCCAACAAG GAATCAAAAACTACTAATGAAAAATCGAGAGGTAGAAGCCCGAAGCCAGCAGAATCCTCTTCACAGTCTTCCAAACATCCTTTCCAGTTGGCCAATATTTATGAATATTATGATGCAGGGAACCACTGGTGCAAAGACTGCAATACCATCTGCGGGACCATGTTTGACTTTTTCACACACATGCATAATAAGAAACACAGACAG ACCCTGGATCCTTACAACAGACCTTGGGCTTCGAAGACCCAGAGCGAGACCAAACAAGAGTCCATAAAACGCATTGATAAGATAACAGTTCCTGCCAAAG GCTCTGAGTTTCTGATTCCCATCACTGGATATTATTGCCAGCTCTGTCATGAATTTTTTGGAGATCAgatctcagcagagcagcatgTGAAAAGTCATCCCCACAATGAGAAGTATAAG AAATACATAGATGAAAACCCACTCTATGAAGAGAGGCGAAATCTGGACCGTCAGGCTGGATTGGCTGTGGTTCTGGAGACAGAGCGCAGGCGGCAAAACGAGCTGAAACGGAAACTGGTTGAGAaacagaaggaggagaaggatgagaaaaccccaaaactaatAAAGAAGGAGGAAGTAAAGAGCATCCCAGAGTCAGGAGAAGGGAATAATGAAACCCAAGGCAAAACAGATTCTTCTGGGCGAAAAATTACGGTAAAGctaaagaaggaagagaaggcagaggagaagaaagaagaaaagaaagaggaattgAAAAAGGAATCACCAAGCCAGACCTCCTTTGGGAAATTCAGCTGGAAAAAGACTGAGAGAGAGGATAAAACGCCAGGAGCTGTTGCAAAGGAAGAGAATACAGAAGGAAACAAAGATGAGAACAAGTGTCAATCTGTGAAATCCCATATAAAGCCCATTGAAATAAAGCTGTCTGGGAAAACTGTTATTCCACACACTAGCCCATGGATACCAGTTGTTTCCACACCGACAccaacaaaaattcttcccaatTTACCAGTCCCCACCATGATTTTCAGGAAGTCTAATACTGCAACAGTTAGTAAACCACCACCTTTGAACACCTTTTTATCCATAAAATCCTCTGGAACTACCACCAAACCACTGCCAGTGGTGAAAGAAACAAATGCAGATATTCTGCTGCCTCCAGATATCATATCAAAAGCTTTTGGAGGAgaagaagtaattttaaaaggctCAGAGGAGGAtttgaaagcagcagagaaaaatgagtCTTCTCAGCCTGCAGATAGACTACCTCCACCTCATCCTCCACCAGCAgtccagccagcagctctcatCCCTGCAGATGAAGTAGCTCCAGGTGTGTCTGAAAGTGAACAGACAATGTTGGCAATGCCTGTGAGACCACCACCACCTTCAACTGCTTTCAGTGAACAAGCAAAAAAGATAGAGAAACGAAATTCTTGCTTGGCCACAGCCAATGCTAAAGATCTCTATGATATTTTCTACAGTAGTGGTGGAAAGGGTTCAGCTGACAGCAAGCTTGCAAGTTCTGCGCTTCCAAATGGAGAAAACCCTAACATAACAAAACCTGCAGATTCATCTGCAAATCACAGAACAAGTAGTAGCTCATCCTCACTGAAAGAGGATTCTGAGGCTGTGGATTCCTCACAGTGTAATAGTCACATGACAGGGAGTTTGGTTCCTGTTGAAAATCAGGCTGAAACGAACAAGAAATCACTTCAGCCTCACCTATCAGAAATGTCAGTCACAGAATTACCAGGAAAAAACCCTGTTCCTGGTATCCAGATGCCTGCAGAAATTGGACTTGTTGATACAGGAGGTGGAGAGCAGGCAGGCagtctggaattctgtgatcTACGGAAATCTGAGGTCCAAGAGAAGGATGGACAGGAAGATGGAAATAAAACTCCAGTTACAAACAAAAATGTTCGTGGTACCTTGGAGACAGAGACAAAAGACtgggaaataaaagcagtaaaGCCTAAGCATAGTCTGCACACAAAGACTTTGTTACCTGAGACACAGAGCGAAATTAAAAGTTTGGGAAATTCCCATTTGGTGAAGTTAAATGATAACTGTAGAACTCACTCAGAAACTGATAGTCCAGACTTGCTCTGGGGCACTTCCAGAACTAGTAATGGAAAAGAGCAGATAGTCACAACTCATTCTTGTTCTGAAAGTAGTTGGGATCTATCAAATACTCCAAATCCAGAAATAAAATCTGGTTCTAATGAGGTTGATGCTTCAGAACTGACAGAGGGGCAGACAAAAACTAAAAGTACCCTATTAGAAGCTCAAGAAAAAGTTAAACCTAAACCTTCAGGCCATACAGTGTTGGATAACCAAACCCAGAAGCAGGGCGTTGAACGATTAGTCAATACCTGCTCAAACATTGCTGAACTCAGATCCAATCTTGAATTAGtagctgaaaatgaaaaaaagtcaTTAGGACACACTGGATCTGATGCAAGAttagataattttcttttcaagagaCCATCAGAGGATGTGAAACGCATGAAGACTCCCTCCCAGAAAGCAGAGCTTGAATTGAAAAGCACTGATTTAAATCTGGGAGACAATAAGGTAAAACATGAATGTTTCAGCATCCTTTCAGAAGgacttttaaaggaaaatacagaagtaaaaaaCATAGAAACTATTGCGTCCATTAGGCTAGAGTCCAGTAAACTTAAAAAACTGGGCATTGAAAGAACAGTGAATGAAACAGAGATTACTGATTTTACTACATTGACTTCTGATAGTTGTGAAGATAAAATTTGCACACGGATTTCTCAGAAACCTatgctgcagcctggatcacAGACCTCAAATAGTGACACTACAGAAGTGGTCATGCCAGTTCTAGAAATGCAGGGCATTTCTCCCACCTCTGAGCTACTTGTGCAAGTGAAGGAGAGCAAAGGTGGCACTGTTGAAATGCTGTCTCTGAGTTGTGacagaggcagcacagaaagtcaGGCTTCTGGGTGCGTGGAAACTTTAATGCCTGGGCTCAGAGAAACACATGGGAAGGTGGGTGGCTCAGGAGGCAAGGGAATGTGCACCATCCAGAGCAAGAAGACTGAGCAAACAGAAGCTCCTGACAGTAGTTTGGAAGCTACAATGAAACCAGGAATTTCTGAAAGCATAGCAGAAAGCCCAGTGGGTTGA